A genome region from Triticum aestivum cultivar Chinese Spring chromosome 2B, IWGSC CS RefSeq v2.1, whole genome shotgun sequence includes the following:
- the LOC123046180 gene encoding probable metal-nicotianamine transporter YSL9 isoform X2 — translation MGLHQRDDAGGSSDKGKAALCDDGAEPGAPAHATGRVPPWTEQLTLRGLVVSVAVGTMYSVIVMKLNLTTGLNPTLNVSAALISFVMLRGWTQALARLGRVVRPLTRQENTVVQTCAVACYSIGAAGGFGSYLLGLNKKTYEMAGVDMEGNVGTKEPGVGWMMGFLFAVAFVGILALVPLRKILVIDYKLTYPSGTATAVLINGFHASKGDDVAKMQVNGFTKYFAISFFWSFFQWFYSGGDHCGFSQFPTLGLRAWKHSFFFDFNLTYVGAGMICPHLVNISLLLGSILSWGVMWPLIADLKGNWYPAELPESSMRSLQGYKAFICIALILGDGIYNFTKIILKTVMSMLDKSKQKNAKNGEDTLSLVEQHRNEVFIRDSLPNWLAFLGYFALSVVAVITIPRMFPELKWYYAVVAYLLAPALGFSNAYGSGLTDINMAFNYGKVALLILAAAAGKEHGVVAGMVGCGMVKCMTSISADLMQDFKTGHLTLTSPRSMLIAQIIGTAIGCVISPLTFYVFYNAFDIGNQDSPWKAPYALIYRNIAILGVEGFSALPMHCLQLCCGFFAFALVANLMRDFLPQKYGKWVPLPMAMGFPFLVGASFAIDMCAGSLIVYIWHKIDRSKAAHMVPAVASGFICGDGLWIFPASLLALAKITPPMCMAFASTH, via the exons ATGGGGCTCCACCAGCGGGACGACGCCGGGGGAAGCAGCGACAAGGGGAAGGCCGCGCTCTGCGatgacggcgcggagccgggggcGCCCGCGCACGCGACCGGCCGCGTGCCGCCGTGGACGGAGCAGCTGACGCTGCGCGGCCTGGTGGTGAGCGTGGCCGTCGGCACCATGTACAGCGTCATCGTGATGAAGCTCAACCTCACCACGGGCCTCAACCCCACCCTCAACGTCTCCGCCGCGCTCATCTCCTTCGTCATGCTCCGGGGCTGGACGCAGGCGCTGGCCCGCCTGGGCCGCGTCGTCCGCCCGCTCACCCGCCAGGAGAACACCGTCGTGCAGACCTGCGCCGTCGCCTGCTACAGCATCGGCGCCGCCG GTGGGTTCGGGTCCTACCTGCTCGGGCTCAACAAGAAGACCTACGAGATGGCCGGGGTGGACATGGAAGGCAACGTGGGCACCAAGGAGCCCGGCGTTGGGTGGATGATGGGCTTCCtcttcgccgtcgccttcgtcgGGATTCTCGCGCTTGTCCCTCTCAGGAAG ATTTTGGTGATCGACTACAAATTAACTTACCCAAGCGGAACTGCAACTGCCGTGCTTATAAATGGATTTCATGCGTCCAAGGGAGATGATGTGGCAAA GATGCAAGTGAATGGATTCACAAAATACTTTGCAATTAGCTTCTTCTGGAGCTTCTTCCAGTGGTTTTATTCTGGTGGAGATCATTGTGGCTTTTCGCAATTCCCCACTCTTGGACTACGAGCTTGGAAACATTC GTTCTTCTTTGATTTCAATCTCACATATGTTGGGGCAGGGATGATTTGCCCCCACCTTGTGAATATATCTCTCCTTCTTGGCTCTATTCTCTCCTGGGGCGTAATGTGGCCACTGATTGCTGATTTGAAAGGGAACTGGTATCCGGCAGAATTACCAGAAAGCAGCATGAGAAGTCTGCAAGGTTACAAG GCCTTCATTTGCATAGCTCTCATCCTAGGAGACGGCATATACAATTTTACAAAGATTATTCTTAAGACCGTCATGAGTATGCTTgacaaatcaaaacagaaaaacgCAAAGAATG GGGAAGATACTCTGTCACTCGTTGAACAACATCGCAATGAAGTGTTTATAAGAGACAGTCTCCCTAACTGGCTAGCCTTTTTGGGTTACTTTGCATTATCGGTCGTTGCTGTAATCACTATTCCCAGGATGTTCCCTGAGTTGAAGTGGTACTATGCTGTTGTAGCATACCTATTGGCTCCTGCTCTGGGTTTCTCCAATGCCTATGGATCCGGTCTTACCGACATCAACATGGCCTTCAACTATGGAAAAGTTGCCCTCCTCATTCTTGCGGCCGCAGCTGGGAAAGAACATGGCGTGGTTGCTGGGATGGTAGGCTGTGGCATGGTGAAGTGTATGACGTCGATATCTGCTGATCTGATGCAGGACTTCAAAACTGGGCATCTTACATTAACATCACCTAGATCAATGCTTATCGCCCAGATCATCGGCACCGCCATTGGTTGTGTCATCTCACCGCTGACATTCTATGTGTTCTACAATGCCTTTGACATAGGCAACCAGGACAGCCCCTGGAAGGCGCCGTATGCTCTGATATACCGAAACATCGCGATTCTTGGTGTGGAGGGCTTCTCTGCTCTGCCCATGCATTGCTTGCAGCTCTGCTGTGGATTCTTTGcctttgcactggtggccaacCTGATGAGGGATTTCCTTCCACAGAAGTATGGCAAATGGGTCCCCTTGCCCATGGCAATGGGGTTCCCCTTCCTTGTCGGCGCGAGCTTCGCCATCGACATGTGTGCCGGGAGCTTGATAGTCTACATCTGGCACAAGATTGACAGGAGCAAAGCAGCACATATGGTGCCAGCAGTTGCCTCCGGTTTTATATGTGGGGATGGACTTTGGATCTTCCCAGCTTCCTTGCTTGCGTTGGCCAAGATCACCCCACCAATGTGCATGGCATTTGCTTCTACACACTAG
- the LOC123046180 gene encoding probable metal-nicotianamine transporter YSL9 isoform X1 — translation MTTLLIAPERRRKQPRPGLAMGLHQRDDAGGSSDKGKAALCDDGAEPGAPAHATGRVPPWTEQLTLRGLVVSVAVGTMYSVIVMKLNLTTGLNPTLNVSAALISFVMLRGWTQALARLGRVVRPLTRQENTVVQTCAVACYSIGAAGGFGSYLLGLNKKTYEMAGVDMEGNVGTKEPGVGWMMGFLFAVAFVGILALVPLRKILVIDYKLTYPSGTATAVLINGFHASKGDDVAKMQVNGFTKYFAISFFWSFFQWFYSGGDHCGFSQFPTLGLRAWKHSFFFDFNLTYVGAGMICPHLVNISLLLGSILSWGVMWPLIADLKGNWYPAELPESSMRSLQGYKAFICIALILGDGIYNFTKIILKTVMSMLDKSKQKNAKNGEDTLSLVEQHRNEVFIRDSLPNWLAFLGYFALSVVAVITIPRMFPELKWYYAVVAYLLAPALGFSNAYGSGLTDINMAFNYGKVALLILAAAAGKEHGVVAGMVGCGMVKCMTSISADLMQDFKTGHLTLTSPRSMLIAQIIGTAIGCVISPLTFYVFYNAFDIGNQDSPWKAPYALIYRNIAILGVEGFSALPMHCLQLCCGFFAFALVANLMRDFLPQKYGKWVPLPMAMGFPFLVGASFAIDMCAGSLIVYIWHKIDRSKAAHMVPAVASGFICGDGLWIFPASLLALAKITPPMCMAFASTH, via the exons ATGACTACACTGCTAATAGCACC GGAACGGCGGAGGAAGCAACCCCGCCCCGGGCTCGCCATGGGGCTCCACCAGCGGGACGACGCCGGGGGAAGCAGCGACAAGGGGAAGGCCGCGCTCTGCGatgacggcgcggagccgggggcGCCCGCGCACGCGACCGGCCGCGTGCCGCCGTGGACGGAGCAGCTGACGCTGCGCGGCCTGGTGGTGAGCGTGGCCGTCGGCACCATGTACAGCGTCATCGTGATGAAGCTCAACCTCACCACGGGCCTCAACCCCACCCTCAACGTCTCCGCCGCGCTCATCTCCTTCGTCATGCTCCGGGGCTGGACGCAGGCGCTGGCCCGCCTGGGCCGCGTCGTCCGCCCGCTCACCCGCCAGGAGAACACCGTCGTGCAGACCTGCGCCGTCGCCTGCTACAGCATCGGCGCCGCCG GTGGGTTCGGGTCCTACCTGCTCGGGCTCAACAAGAAGACCTACGAGATGGCCGGGGTGGACATGGAAGGCAACGTGGGCACCAAGGAGCCCGGCGTTGGGTGGATGATGGGCTTCCtcttcgccgtcgccttcgtcgGGATTCTCGCGCTTGTCCCTCTCAGGAAG ATTTTGGTGATCGACTACAAATTAACTTACCCAAGCGGAACTGCAACTGCCGTGCTTATAAATGGATTTCATGCGTCCAAGGGAGATGATGTGGCAAA GATGCAAGTGAATGGATTCACAAAATACTTTGCAATTAGCTTCTTCTGGAGCTTCTTCCAGTGGTTTTATTCTGGTGGAGATCATTGTGGCTTTTCGCAATTCCCCACTCTTGGACTACGAGCTTGGAAACATTC GTTCTTCTTTGATTTCAATCTCACATATGTTGGGGCAGGGATGATTTGCCCCCACCTTGTGAATATATCTCTCCTTCTTGGCTCTATTCTCTCCTGGGGCGTAATGTGGCCACTGATTGCTGATTTGAAAGGGAACTGGTATCCGGCAGAATTACCAGAAAGCAGCATGAGAAGTCTGCAAGGTTACAAG GCCTTCATTTGCATAGCTCTCATCCTAGGAGACGGCATATACAATTTTACAAAGATTATTCTTAAGACCGTCATGAGTATGCTTgacaaatcaaaacagaaaaacgCAAAGAATG GGGAAGATACTCTGTCACTCGTTGAACAACATCGCAATGAAGTGTTTATAAGAGACAGTCTCCCTAACTGGCTAGCCTTTTTGGGTTACTTTGCATTATCGGTCGTTGCTGTAATCACTATTCCCAGGATGTTCCCTGAGTTGAAGTGGTACTATGCTGTTGTAGCATACCTATTGGCTCCTGCTCTGGGTTTCTCCAATGCCTATGGATCCGGTCTTACCGACATCAACATGGCCTTCAACTATGGAAAAGTTGCCCTCCTCATTCTTGCGGCCGCAGCTGGGAAAGAACATGGCGTGGTTGCTGGGATGGTAGGCTGTGGCATGGTGAAGTGTATGACGTCGATATCTGCTGATCTGATGCAGGACTTCAAAACTGGGCATCTTACATTAACATCACCTAGATCAATGCTTATCGCCCAGATCATCGGCACCGCCATTGGTTGTGTCATCTCACCGCTGACATTCTATGTGTTCTACAATGCCTTTGACATAGGCAACCAGGACAGCCCCTGGAAGGCGCCGTATGCTCTGATATACCGAAACATCGCGATTCTTGGTGTGGAGGGCTTCTCTGCTCTGCCCATGCATTGCTTGCAGCTCTGCTGTGGATTCTTTGcctttgcactggtggccaacCTGATGAGGGATTTCCTTCCACAGAAGTATGGCAAATGGGTCCCCTTGCCCATGGCAATGGGGTTCCCCTTCCTTGTCGGCGCGAGCTTCGCCATCGACATGTGTGCCGGGAGCTTGATAGTCTACATCTGGCACAAGATTGACAGGAGCAAAGCAGCACATATGGTGCCAGCAGTTGCCTCCGGTTTTATATGTGGGGATGGACTTTGGATCTTCCCAGCTTCCTTGCTTGCGTTGGCCAAGATCACCCCACCAATGTGCATGGCATTTGCTTCTACACACTAG